Proteins encoded together in one Formosa sp. Hel3_A1_48 window:
- a CDS encoding single-stranded DNA-binding protein, producing the protein MNTLRNKVQLIGNLGNDPEIITLEGGKKLAKFSLATNEHYKDKDGQKQTKTDWHNVVAWNKTAELIEQYVSKGKEIAIEGKLSTRSYEDKEGQKRYTTEVIVNELLLL; encoded by the coding sequence ATGAACACACTTAGAAACAAAGTACAGTTAATTGGTAACTTGGGTAACGACCCAGAAATTATCACTTTAGAAGGTGGTAAAAAACTTGCGAAATTCTCTTTGGCTACAAACGAGCATTACAAAGATAAAGACGGTCAGAAACAAACAAAAACAGACTGGCACAATGTGGTTGCGTGGAACAAAACTGCCGAGCTCATCGAGCAATATGTTTCCAAGGGTAAAGAGATTGCCATTGAAGGCAAGCTCAGTACACGAAGCTACGAGGATAAAGAGGGACAAAAGCGCTATACTACAGAAGTAATTGTCAATGAATTATTACTGCTGTAA
- a CDS encoding DUF1800 family protein has translation MPSLSPSTAVLGVRKAKHLLRRSCFHYSKTTLDFYSGLTPEQALDELAQEPNVFWEHPYDWKPDNNTGIVDDFWLHTPNTAPSDFPNGQGRKRGIVYGWWWYNSLKQNSLKHKLIFFLHTTFTVSKDNGVGKSSFFYDYLRLLDFYAFGNLKTLAKKITFDNAMLNYLDNTTNNKNNPNENYAREFLELFTVLKGPQIDEGNYTNYTEEDIQKTAKVFSGIKMKPLRDTIDPDTGIPMGYVNTFQHDSNPKTFSSAFGNTTIAGGSSESEVHMELENYVDMVFAQPETAKAYCRKLYRFFVKSEWSQDVEDDIITPLANQLITSNFSVLEVTKTLLKSKHFFDEDNSDSTDQIIGSIVKNPIQMLSEMINLLQLQLPNPEASYSPSPVSYTTDQINFYKFHHSFCYFSFFPGSSVNPFSPDTVAGYPADYQGPNFDRSWFSSNTVIARYKLIESFISGKNKINAPNTNIRVQFDTVDFVENSGIFSLASDAYTLVNDMAELIYCESIDNDRIQYFMSVLNDLNPSYWNSAWYQYLQTGSDVQVRIRLEALFTKMLNAAEFQLM, from the coding sequence ATGCCATCTCTGTCTCCATCAACAGCAGTTTTGGGTGTTCGGAAAGCCAAACACCTACTAAGGCGAAGTTGTTTTCACTACAGCAAAACTACTTTGGACTTCTATTCTGGATTGACACCAGAACAAGCTTTAGATGAATTAGCACAAGAGCCTAATGTGTTTTGGGAACATCCATACGATTGGAAACCAGATAATAATACAGGAATTGTTGATGACTTTTGGTTGCACACCCCAAATACAGCTCCATCAGACTTCCCTAATGGCCAAGGCCGAAAGCGTGGTATTGTATATGGATGGTGGTGGTATAATAGCTTAAAGCAAAATAGTCTGAAGCACAAGTTGATATTTTTTCTACACACCACTTTTACAGTTTCCAAAGACAATGGAGTGGGTAAGTCCTCTTTTTTTTACGATTACTTACGTTTATTGGACTTTTATGCCTTTGGCAATTTAAAAACATTGGCAAAAAAAATCACCTTCGATAATGCAATGCTAAACTATTTGGACAATACCACCAATAATAAAAATAATCCCAATGAAAATTATGCGCGAGAATTTTTAGAGTTGTTTACAGTTCTTAAAGGACCACAAATTGATGAAGGAAATTACACAAATTATACAGAGGAGGATATTCAAAAAACCGCCAAAGTTTTTTCAGGGATTAAAATGAAACCGCTACGAGACACAATCGATCCCGATACGGGAATTCCTATGGGATATGTCAATACTTTTCAGCACGATAGCAATCCAAAAACCTTTTCTAGTGCCTTTGGCAATACCACTATTGCAGGTGGGAGTTCAGAAAGTGAAGTGCATATGGAATTGGAAAATTATGTTGATATGGTCTTTGCTCAACCTGAAACAGCCAAAGCCTATTGCAGAAAGCTGTATCGTTTTTTCGTAAAAAGTGAATGGAGTCAAGATGTAGAAGATGATATCATCACTCCGCTAGCAAATCAACTTATAACCTCTAATTTTTCTGTATTGGAAGTCACCAAAACACTCTTGAAATCAAAACATTTTTTTGATGAAGATAATAGTGATAGTACTGATCAAATTATAGGCAGCATTGTTAAAAATCCGATTCAAATGTTGAGTGAAATGATAAATCTTTTACAACTCCAACTCCCAAATCCAGAAGCATCTTACAGCCCCTCACCAGTATCATACACAACGGATCAAATCAATTTTTATAAATTTCATCATAGCTTTTGCTACTTTAGCTTTTTTCCAGGATCTAGTGTTAACCCATTTTCGCCTGACACTGTGGCGGGATACCCTGCAGATTATCAAGGGCCGAACTTTGACCGCAGTTGGTTTTCATCCAACACCGTTATAGCGCGTTATAAACTTATTGAATCTTTTATTTCTGGTAAAAATAAAATTAATGCCCCTAATACAAACATTAGGGTGCAATTTGACACTGTTGATTTTGTTGAAAATTCGGGAATTTTTTCTCTAGCAAGTGACGCCTACACTTTAGTTAATGATATGGCAGAACTCATTTATTGCGAATCTATAGACAATGATCGAATTCAATATTTCATGTCTGTACTTAATGACTTAAATCCATCATATTGGAATTCTGCATGGTATCAATACTTACAAACGGGGAGTGATGTTCAAGTTCGTATACGTTTGGAGGCTTTATTTACAAAAATGTTAAACGCTGCCGAATTTCAATTGATGTAA
- a CDS encoding DUF1501 domain-containing protein — protein MKRRQFVKLTSTASAMGLMPFQVQASLKLANSVFNCDFTNRKLVLIELSGGNDGLNTVIPINVFTDYQNLRPNIFIPSSQYLPLSAIDSSIQGTNQDIALHPALSGFQTLFAQDQMRIIQSVGYPYQNKSHFASKDIYATGNDGSGWTNGNSSGWIGRFMEQHYNQFIPTTFPLGVQIGSPNLNLGFHGIVEHGLAININGQDAENFYSVLSGLAGDAPTNIPNSDYGTELQYIIDTDALSNQYSETISNAFSAGTNLVTYPDSNLANQLKTVARLIRGNMQSKVYLVTLGGFDTHNAQNQGSGDILGKHNNLLSELSEAVSAFMLDINADSIGEDVIGLTFSEFGRKAKENGSLGTDHGEVAPMFVFGRAVQSGISGINVDLTEATEDNNFQVESVQYDYRTTFATLFQDFLGASDSQIDATFLDNSTNSSFTDSKINELLKNSHKVDASCYNEALNTPVPTTGEWAIFPNPFQDDINVTSEYPELETHFELLNQTGQVIKKGVLNFRNAKAIITTNGLARGLYILTLFNRQDKSVHKLIKN, from the coding sequence ATGAAAAGAAGACAATTTGTAAAACTTACCAGTACAGCTTCAGCCATGGGCTTGATGCCATTTCAGGTACAGGCTTCTCTTAAGTTGGCCAATAGTGTTTTCAATTGTGATTTTACAAACCGCAAACTTGTACTAATCGAGCTCTCAGGAGGTAACGATGGTCTAAACACTGTTATTCCAATCAATGTATTTACAGATTATCAAAACTTGAGACCTAATATTTTCATTCCTTCATCACAATATTTACCACTTAGCGCAATTGACTCTAGTATTCAAGGCACGAATCAAGATATAGCTTTGCACCCTGCACTTTCTGGATTTCAAACACTTTTCGCACAAGATCAAATGCGTATTATTCAATCTGTAGGATATCCTTACCAAAACAAAAGTCACTTTGCTTCAAAAGATATTTATGCTACGGGAAATGATGGTAGCGGCTGGACCAATGGCAACAGCAGTGGATGGATTGGGCGTTTTATGGAACAACACTACAACCAATTCATTCCAACAACTTTCCCCTTGGGCGTACAAATAGGCTCACCAAATCTAAATCTTGGTTTCCATGGAATCGTAGAGCATGGCTTAGCAATTAATATTAATGGACAAGATGCCGAAAATTTTTATTCTGTTTTAAGTGGATTAGCTGGTGATGCTCCAACAAATATTCCTAACTCTGATTATGGTACCGAGTTACAATATATAATTGATACAGATGCTTTATCCAATCAGTACTCAGAGACGATTTCAAACGCGTTCAGTGCAGGAACTAATTTAGTAACTTATCCAGACTCAAATCTAGCAAACCAACTCAAAACTGTTGCTCGATTGATTCGTGGCAACATGCAATCTAAAGTATACCTTGTTACTTTAGGTGGATTTGATACTCATAATGCACAAAATCAAGGATCAGGAGATATTTTAGGAAAGCACAACAATCTATTAAGTGAATTGTCTGAAGCAGTGTCGGCTTTCATGCTAGATATTAATGCTGATTCTATCGGGGAAGATGTTATTGGTCTAACTTTTTCTGAATTTGGTAGAAAAGCCAAAGAAAATGGAAGTTTAGGAACAGACCACGGAGAAGTTGCTCCGATGTTTGTTTTTGGACGTGCAGTTCAAAGTGGAATTTCTGGAATAAATGTAGATTTGACTGAAGCTACTGAAGACAATAATTTTCAGGTTGAATCTGTTCAATATGATTATCGCACAACCTTTGCCACTCTTTTTCAAGACTTTTTAGGTGCCTCAGATTCTCAAATAGATGCTACATTTTTAGATAACTCGACTAATTCAAGCTTTACAGATTCTAAAATCAATGAGCTACTAAAAAACTCTCATAAGGTTGACGCATCATGTTATAATGAAGCTTTGAATACACCAGTACCTACTACAGGTGAATGGGCTATTTTTCCAAACCCCTTCCAAGACGATATCAATGTAACGAGTGAGTATCCCGAACTAGAAACACATTTTGAGTTACTCAATCAAACTGGACAGGTTATAAAAAAAGGTGTATTAAACTTTAGAAATGCTAAGGCTATTATTACGACTAATGGACTAGCTCGTGGCTTGTATATTTTAACCCTATTTAACAGACAAGACAAATCAGTTCATAAACTGATAAAAAATTAA
- a CDS encoding LacI family DNA-binding transcriptional regulator produces the protein MASKITLKELASILGVSISTISKALNDSHEISDATKKRIVELAKLHNYRPNKIALGLKSGRTNTIAVVIPSVQNSFFARALYGIESVISQTKYSTIVCLTKESHDKEVDNFDMLSNGVVDGFIVAVSEETQTLEDFSHFEDAINDEKSLVMFDRVIDSIPCTKVTTNDHTAISEATQGLIKANRKNIILLSAINNLNVGKQRTKGYQKAMADAGLTPIVLTSDRDGVANTLKEYIKNNPLDAVIALDTDASFASYKVARDLDKKIPQDMAVIGYVSERMAPYLAPELTTINQHSYTMGKTAATLLIEQLENKSNNDHSVVIDSTLSQRASS, from the coding sequence ATGGCAAGTAAAATAACTTTAAAAGAATTAGCCTCAATTCTTGGTGTATCAATTTCAACCATATCAAAGGCGCTTAACGATAGCCATGAAATTAGTGATGCGACCAAAAAGCGCATTGTGGAGTTGGCAAAATTACACAACTACCGACCCAATAAAATTGCTCTGGGACTGAAATCTGGCCGAACAAACACCATTGCTGTGGTAATACCTTCTGTCCAAAATAGTTTTTTTGCCCGTGCTCTGTACGGCATTGAGAGTGTAATCTCTCAAACAAAATACAGCACAATCGTTTGTCTGACTAAAGAATCTCACGATAAAGAAGTGGATAACTTTGATATGTTGAGTAATGGTGTTGTTGATGGATTTATTGTTGCAGTTTCTGAGGAAACACAAACACTTGAAGATTTTAGTCATTTTGAAGATGCTATAAATGATGAAAAGTCATTAGTTATGTTCGATCGTGTTATCGACTCTATTCCTTGTACAAAAGTCACTACAAATGATCATACCGCAATTTCAGAAGCTACTCAAGGTTTGATTAAGGCCAATAGAAAAAATATTATTTTATTGTCAGCGATAAACAATCTCAATGTAGGAAAACAACGAACAAAAGGCTATCAAAAGGCCATGGCTGATGCAGGCTTAACGCCTATTGTTTTGACATCTGACCGGGACGGGGTTGCAAATACCCTAAAGGAATATATCAAAAACAATCCGCTCGACGCCGTCATTGCGCTAGATACAGATGCTTCCTTTGCATCTTACAAAGTCGCACGTGATCTGGATAAAAAAATCCCTCAAGATATGGCAGTTATTGGTTATGTTAGTGAACGTATGGCCCCTTATCTAGCGCCAGAATTAACAACCATTAACCAACACAGTTATACAATGGGGAAAACTGCTGCGACTTTGCTGATTGAACAACTAGAAAATAAATCTAATAATGACCATTCTGTAGTAATAGACTCTACACTTTCTCAGCGTGCATCTTCTTAA
- a CDS encoding ammonium transporter, whose translation MELTTNNVWMMICTALVFFMHTGFAFLEIGLTRKKNAINILFKNIFIITSGLLLYGIVGFNLMYPGFAEGALGVFGFAGFGLEAPLVNGALDMAYNEGYTYWTDFLFQGMFAATAATIVSGAVAERMKIGSFMIFTVIYVGFVYPILGSWKWGGGFLDQLDTPFYDFAGSTLVHSVGGWAALVAVILLGARIGKIKDGKVQAIPGHNIPLATAGVLILWLGWFGFNGGSVLSADPELTSLTLVTTCIAAAAGGVFAAIASTVVFKNLDLTMFLNGILGGLVGITAGADQMSPTDAVWIGAIAGLLIVTAVSLIDRLRLDDPVGAIAVHLVCGIWGTLAVGIFGALASTEQLVSQLVGVSAYALACILSSIIIIGGLKLTLGIRVSEKEEIQGLDIHEHGMSAYSE comes from the coding sequence ATGGAATTGACAACAAATAATGTATGGATGATGATCTGTACAGCCCTTGTTTTTTTTATGCATACAGGTTTTGCCTTTTTAGAAATTGGTCTAACTCGCAAAAAAAATGCAATCAATATATTATTCAAAAATATTTTTATTATAACTTCTGGCCTTTTGCTTTACGGAATTGTTGGCTTCAATTTAATGTATCCTGGTTTTGCTGAAGGTGCTTTAGGCGTTTTTGGATTTGCTGGTTTTGGATTGGAAGCACCACTTGTAAATGGAGCCTTGGATATGGCTTACAACGAAGGCTACACTTATTGGACAGACTTTTTATTCCAAGGCATGTTTGCTGCCACGGCCGCAACGATTGTTTCTGGGGCTGTAGCTGAGCGTATGAAAATTGGATCATTTATGATTTTTACAGTTATTTATGTTGGGTTTGTTTATCCAATTTTAGGTTCCTGGAAATGGGGTGGTGGATTTTTAGACCAGCTTGACACTCCATTTTATGACTTTGCAGGCTCAACATTGGTACACTCCGTTGGTGGTTGGGCAGCTCTTGTTGCTGTAATCTTACTAGGAGCACGTATTGGAAAAATCAAAGACGGGAAAGTTCAAGCTATCCCTGGGCATAATATCCCCTTAGCAACAGCAGGTGTTTTGATTCTTTGGTTGGGATGGTTTGGTTTTAATGGAGGTTCAGTTCTTTCTGCCGATCCAGAGTTAACCTCTCTTACTTTAGTTACAACTTGTATTGCTGCAGCTGCAGGTGGTGTATTTGCTGCTATTGCTTCGACAGTAGTATTTAAAAATTTAGATTTAACCATGTTTCTAAATGGAATATTAGGTGGTCTTGTTGGTATAACAGCAGGTGCTGATCAAATGAGTCCAACAGATGCAGTTTGGATTGGTGCAATAGCCGGACTGTTAATTGTTACAGCGGTATCGCTAATTGATCGACTTAGGTTAGATGACCCTGTTGGCGCAATAGCAGTTCATTTGGTATGTGGTATTTGGGGTACTTTAGCCGTTGGTATTTTCGGTGCACTCGCTTCTACTGAACAATTGGTGAGCCAGTTGGTTGGCGTTTCAGCTTATGCGCTTGCCTGTATTCTATCGTCGATTATTATAATTGGCGGATTAAAATTAACGTTAGGAATCCGTGTAAGTGAAAAAGAAGAAATTCAAGGACTTGATATTCACGAACATGGAATGAGCGCCTATTCAGAATAG
- a CDS encoding P-II family nitrogen regulator produces MKKVEAIIRKSKFSSVKKALHDVGVNFFSYWDVTGLGNEKEGHVYRGVAYSTSDIQRRFLSIVVNDDFLDVTINAILESGATGDVGDGKIFVSDIAQAYRIRTGEKGGETLN; encoded by the coding sequence ATGAAAAAAGTAGAAGCTATCATTAGAAAATCTAAGTTTTCTTCTGTAAAAAAAGCCCTTCACGATGTCGGCGTTAATTTCTTTTCTTATTGGGATGTTACAGGGCTAGGAAATGAGAAAGAGGGTCATGTTTATCGAGGAGTCGCATACAGTACAAGTGATATTCAACGACGTTTCTTATCCATTGTCGTTAATGATGATTTTTTGGATGTAACGATCAACGCTATTTTAGAATCCGGTGCTACGGGTGATGTAGGGGATGGGAAAATATTTGTAAGTGATATTGCTCAAGCATACCGAATCCGTACCGGTGAAAAAGGCGGAGAAACTTTGAACTAA
- a CDS encoding ammonium transporter — protein MLHSLFTHIPMVIQDTAAIEGDMGMLWMLLSGILVFFMQAGFTLVESGMTRSKNAVNIAMKNLLDICVGSLTYWFVGYSLMYGDSSNGWFFWSGILQGDGADLFFQTMFAATAATIVSGAIAGRTKYSTYAIFTVVMTAFVYPIAGGWEWNGGWLNTAFEAEFIDFAGSSIVHGVGGFAALVAAFMVGPRIGKYVDGKVVPIPGHNQILTTLGVFILWLGWFGFNGGSQLAWGGDDAIGASAVVVVTNLAAAAGALGALITTWIWYGKPNLAQTLNGALAGLVSITAGCGNMTEGGAVLAGLIGGVIVVFSIEFIEKKLKIDDAIGAASVHGVAGFWGTIVIGLWGVSGEEAIGLFNGGGSAQFVAQLVGALSYMLWAVVLSFVVFGILKATIGLRVTEEEEIAGLDVSEHGSIAYPGKRTRE, from the coding sequence ATGTTACACTCATTATTTACACACATCCCGATGGTTATTCAGGACACTGCAGCCATTGAAGGCGACATGGGGATGTTATGGATGCTATTATCTGGTATATTGGTATTCTTTATGCAGGCAGGTTTTACACTAGTAGAATCTGGAATGACACGTTCGAAAAATGCGGTTAATATCGCAATGAAAAATTTACTCGATATTTGTGTTGGCTCGCTTACTTATTGGTTTGTTGGTTACTCATTAATGTATGGTGATTCATCAAACGGTTGGTTCTTCTGGAGCGGAATTCTACAAGGAGATGGTGCAGATCTTTTCTTCCAGACAATGTTTGCAGCAACAGCTGCTACAATCGTCTCTGGTGCTATTGCCGGTCGAACAAAGTATTCTACCTATGCTATCTTTACTGTGGTTATGACCGCTTTTGTTTATCCAATTGCAGGAGGCTGGGAATGGAACGGTGGATGGTTGAATACAGCATTTGAGGCAGAGTTTATTGACTTTGCAGGGTCTTCTATTGTCCACGGTGTTGGTGGTTTCGCTGCTCTTGTTGCCGCATTCATGGTGGGGCCACGAATTGGAAAGTATGTAGATGGTAAGGTAGTCCCAATCCCTGGGCACAATCAAATTCTAACCACTCTTGGGGTGTTTATTCTTTGGTTAGGTTGGTTTGGATTTAATGGTGGTTCTCAGCTAGCTTGGGGTGGTGATGATGCAATAGGCGCTTCAGCTGTAGTCGTTGTAACAAATTTAGCAGCCGCAGCCGGTGCTCTTGGAGCTCTTATCACTACTTGGATATGGTACGGAAAGCCAAATTTAGCACAAACGCTAAATGGTGCCCTAGCAGGATTGGTTAGTATTACTGCTGGATGTGGTAACATGACAGAAGGCGGTGCAGTTCTTGCAGGACTTATTGGAGGTGTCATAGTTGTATTCTCTATAGAATTTATCGAGAAAAAACTAAAAATTGATGACGCTATTGGTGCGGCATCTGTTCATGGTGTAGCAGGATTCTGGGGAACAATAGTTATTGGTCTTTGGGGTGTTAGTGGAGAAGAAGCTATAGGTTTGTTTAACGGCGGTGGTTCTGCTCAATTTGTTGCACAATTAGTTGGTGCCTTATCTTACATGTTATGGGCTGTTGTGTTGTCTTTTGTTGTTTTTGGAATTCTAAAAGCTACTATCGGACTGCGTGTAACTGAAGAAGAAGAGATTGCAGGACTGGATGTTTCTGAGCATGGTTCAATTGCATATCCAGGTAAGAGGACTAGAGAGTAA
- the metG gene encoding methionine--tRNA ligase, which translates to MSKRFTLTAALPYTNGPIHIGHLAGVYVPADIYARYLRLQGHDVAFICGSDEHGVPITIKAKKEGISPQDVVDRYHKIIENSFKEFGISFDNYSRTSSKIHHETASDFFNTLHDKGAFLEETTDQLYDAEAQQFLADRFVLGTCPKCGFTESYGDQCEACGTSHNATDLIEPKSAISGNVPVLKSTKHWYLPLDQHQEFLQSWIGTEHKHDWKSNVYGQCMSWINDGLRPRAVTRDLDWGIPVPVEGADGKVLYVWFDAPIGYISSTKEWARANGKDWEPYWKDEETTLLHFIGKDNIVFHCIIFPAMLKAEGSYILPKNVPANEFLNLEGQKLSTSKNWAVWLPDYLKAFPDQQDVLRYVLTATAPETKDNDFTWKDFQARNNNELVAVYGNFINRVLVLTHKYYSGKVPQLKELTGADKDVLGELSTTPKEIQQSLERFRFREASQILMNLARSGNKYLADEEPWKVIKTNPERVQTIMYTALQIASGLSVLSEPFLPHTAEKLQKMLRLDPIPSWKDVRQGHTLLASGHCIGKPSLLFTKIEDPEIEEQLDLLKASKKSNAVKNTTAVQKTSIPFGDFSKMDLRVGTILTAKKMPKTKKLLVLEVDTGAEVRTIVSGIAEAYAPEAVVGKKVTVLCNLKPRDLRGVESQGMILMAKSDDGQLVFIQPDITHHTVSGVSIC; encoded by the coding sequence ATGTCTAAACGTTTTACCCTAACCGCAGCCTTACCGTACACCAACGGCCCTATCCATATAGGCCACTTAGCCGGCGTTTATGTGCCAGCAGACATCTATGCCCGCTATTTGCGTTTACAAGGGCACGATGTTGCCTTTATTTGTGGTAGTGATGAACATGGTGTACCGATAACCATAAAAGCTAAAAAGGAAGGGATCAGTCCACAAGATGTGGTGGACCGATACCATAAAATCATAGAAAATTCGTTCAAAGAATTTGGGATTTCTTTTGACAATTACTCTCGTACATCATCTAAAATTCACCACGAAACAGCCTCGGATTTTTTTAACACCTTACATGATAAAGGCGCATTTTTAGAAGAAACAACAGATCAACTCTACGACGCAGAAGCGCAACAATTTCTGGCCGATCGATTTGTTTTAGGGACTTGTCCAAAATGTGGTTTTACAGAAAGCTATGGGGATCAATGTGAAGCTTGTGGGACAAGTCATAACGCAACAGATTTGATTGAACCTAAGTCAGCTATTTCGGGAAATGTTCCTGTATTAAAGTCTACTAAACATTGGTATCTGCCTCTTGATCAACACCAAGAGTTTTTACAATCGTGGATAGGTACCGAACATAAACATGATTGGAAATCCAATGTATATGGACAATGTATGTCTTGGATCAATGATGGTCTGCGTCCTCGTGCGGTTACACGTGATTTGGATTGGGGGATTCCTGTACCGGTTGAGGGTGCTGATGGAAAAGTATTGTATGTATGGTTTGATGCGCCAATTGGATATATTTCTTCTACCAAAGAATGGGCTCGTGCAAATGGAAAAGATTGGGAACCTTATTGGAAAGACGAGGAAACTACTTTGTTGCATTTTATTGGAAAAGATAATATTGTTTTTCATTGTATCATTTTTCCGGCAATGCTCAAAGCAGAAGGAAGTTATATTTTGCCCAAGAATGTGCCTGCAAATGAGTTTTTAAATTTAGAGGGTCAAAAATTGTCAACCTCAAAAAATTGGGCTGTTTGGTTGCCTGACTACCTTAAGGCATTTCCCGATCAGCAGGATGTTTTGCGTTATGTGCTTACAGCAACAGCGCCTGAAACAAAAGACAACGATTTTACATGGAAAGATTTTCAAGCACGAAACAATAATGAATTAGTAGCTGTATACGGAAACTTTATCAATAGAGTTTTGGTGTTAACACACAAGTATTACAGCGGTAAAGTTCCTCAATTAAAAGAGCTTACTGGTGCAGACAAGGACGTACTAGGCGAACTTTCAACAACGCCAAAAGAAATTCAACAATCTCTTGAGCGCTTTCGCTTTCGCGAGGCGAGTCAAATCTTGATGAACTTAGCGCGCAGTGGGAATAAGTATTTGGCTGATGAAGAACCTTGGAAAGTCATAAAAACCAATCCTGAGCGTGTTCAAACTATAATGTATACTGCGCTTCAAATTGCTTCAGGTCTTTCAGTTTTATCTGAGCCGTTTTTGCCTCACACCGCAGAAAAACTCCAGAAAATGTTACGATTGGATCCAATTCCTAGTTGGAAAGATGTTAGACAAGGCCACACTTTATTGGCATCAGGTCATTGTATTGGAAAGCCGTCTTTGTTATTTACTAAAATAGAAGATCCTGAAATTGAGGAACAACTCGATTTGCTCAAAGCAAGCAAGAAATCCAATGCTGTAAAAAATACAACAGCAGTTCAAAAAACAAGCATTCCTTTTGGAGACTTTTCGAAAATGGATCTAAGGGTAGGGACCATCCTAACAGCAAAGAAAATGCCGAAAACCAAAAAGCTTTTGGTTCTTGAAGTTGATACAGGAGCAGAAGTTCGAACTATAGTATCGGGAATAGCTGAGGCCTATGCTCCAGAAGCTGTTGTTGGTAAAAAAGTCACCGTACTTTGTAATTTGAAGCCACGCGATTTACGTGGCGTTGAAAGTCAAGGAATGATTTTGATGGCTAAATCAGATGATGGACAACTTGTTTTTATTCAACCAGATATCACTCATCACACTGTAAGTGGAGTCAGCATTTGTTGA
- a CDS encoding S66 peptidase family protein, whose amino-acid sequence MTTQNQSSTPNINFIKPDYLKKGDRVAIVAPAGTLQGRHKAIEKAESLLKEWELVPILGQHLFVQNNHFAGKDSERLSDFQWALDSAEIKAIWCARGGYGTTRIIDDLNFDRFKKAPKWIIGYSDITAIHNKLYGLGYESIHGMMPVNAEEDYESITPSLESLKASLFGDLSKYTIAVNSNNRIGKANGVLTGGNLTLLSAQLGSTTQLNTKGTILFIEETGEYKYHIDRMLQSLKRAGYFEECSGVIVGDLSKIKANPMAWGSSVEQLIIDALKEYKFPIAFGIPAGHELDNRALIFGRKIALNVTPNKTEIAFE is encoded by the coding sequence ATGACAACTCAAAATCAATCATCAACTCCAAACATCAACTTCATTAAACCTGACTATTTAAAAAAAGGAGATCGGGTTGCCATAGTGGCTCCAGCAGGTACCCTACAAGGTCGCCATAAAGCTATTGAAAAAGCTGAATCATTGCTTAAAGAATGGGAATTGGTGCCCATTCTAGGGCAACATTTATTTGTCCAGAATAATCATTTTGCAGGAAAAGACAGTGAACGATTAAGCGACTTTCAATGGGCTTTGGATAGCGCCGAAATCAAGGCGATCTGGTGTGCAAGAGGAGGGTATGGAACTACCCGTATCATTGATGATTTGAATTTTGATCGCTTTAAAAAAGCTCCAAAATGGATCATTGGTTATTCAGATATTACAGCCATACACAATAAACTATATGGACTTGGCTATGAAAGCATTCATGGAATGATGCCTGTCAATGCAGAAGAAGATTACGAGTCCATAACGCCATCGCTTGAGTCTTTAAAAGCAAGTCTTTTTGGAGATTTGTCAAAATATACTATTGCGGTCAATAGCAACAACCGAATCGGTAAAGCTAATGGTGTCTTAACAGGCGGAAACCTAACGCTTTTGTCAGCACAATTGGGAAGTACTACACAGCTAAACACCAAAGGAACAATCTTGTTTATTGAAGAAACCGGAGAGTATAAGTACCATATAGACCGTATGCTCCAAAGCTTGAAACGCGCTGGTTATTTCGAAGAATGCTCTGGGGTTATTGTAGGAGATTTAAGCAAAATAAAAGCTAATCCAATGGCTTGGGGCAGTAGTGTAGAACAACTTATTATTGATGCTTTAAAAGAATATAAATTCCCCATTGCCTTTGGGATTCCTGCTGGACACGAACTCGATAATCGCGCACTAATTTTTGGACGAAAAATCGCCTTAAATGTTACCCCAAATAAAACAGAAATCGCTTTTGAATAA